One Plasmodium sp. gorilla clade G2 genome assembly, chromosome: 12 genomic window carries:
- a CDS encoding small subunit rRNA processing factor, putative translates to MEITTEEMKKKKKKKDHVKIKKKDLFKKKKKKKMKNNMEHEKKEKNKKFSNGVFKKKKKMKDNDKKKKKNKNLKNYNNDNYNKGDDNNNDSKKKQFHKLKYNNVKGNNKFNSYEEQDDDENSSYIYNNESDNIIDNEENINNDDDKKTSTTNIQITNNNKMDYVEYMNMIKNEQNENEKKINDEEEINANNILNRINNDHIDSHLNNDIYKIVLLFSPLALTSIKNKQKTCIINADDHMNMFMNKLENLENSIKFEKKEKEKRKLEQIIESVKNKLDNIRLDILFFTLLSLRDSILNKKGKLQIYIYTVNGSFIYVSPLFRVPRNFTLFKKVMLNLLKRGVVYDDKKNVLLKIIFNDITSYVEDSVCIAISNKGFPTDVKKLTDKIKQTKNNYFFFISLSNSHDVTKFMDIIKKEKTKAFSYDYLVRLSDLQLSAVALTSKLTHFLN, encoded by the exons ATGGAGATAACAACAGaagaaatgaagaagaagaaaaagaagaaagatcatgtgaaaataaaaaaaaaagatctttttaaaaaaaagaaaaagaaaaaaatgaagaataaCATGGAACATGAGAAGAaggaaaagaataaaaagttTTCTAATggtgtatttaaaaaaaaaaaaaaaatgaaagataatgataaaaagaagaaaaaaaataaaaaccttaaaaattataataatgataattataataaaggtgatgataataataatgatagtaaaaagaaacaatttcataaattaaaatacaaTAATGTGAagggaaataataaatttaattcttATGAAGAacaagatgatgatgaaaattcttcttacatttataataatgaaagtgataatataattgataatgaagaaaatataaataatgacgATGATAAAAAGACATCAACaacaaatatacaaataactaataataataaaatggatTATGttgaatatatgaatatgatTAAGAATGagcaaaatgaaaatgagaaaaaaataaacgatgaagaagaaattaatgcaaataatatattaaatagaaTTAATAACGATCATATAGATTctcatttaaataatgatatatataaaattgtatTACTTTTTTCTCCACTAGCTTTAACtagtataaaaaataaacaaaaaacatGTATAATTAATGCAGATGATCATATGAATATGTTTATGAATAAATTAGAAAATCTTGAAAATTCAataaaatttgaaaaaaaagaaaaggaaaaaagaaaactaGAACAAATAATTGAAAGcgttaaaaataaattagataatataagattagatattttattctttacattattatctttaagAGATagtattttaaataaaaaaggaaaattacaaatatatatatatacagtTAATGGTTCCTTCATATATGTTTCTCCTTTATTTCGTGTTCCAAGAAATTTTactctttttaaaaaagtcaTGTTGAATTTGTTGAAAAGAGGGGTAGTATATGATGACAAGAAAAATGTActcttaaaaattatattcaatGATATTACGTCATATGTAGAAGACTCCGT gtgTATTGCTATATCGAATAAAGGATTTCCTACAgatgtaaaaaaattaactgATAAAATCAAACagacaaaaaataattatttttttttcatatcatTATCAAATTCGCATGATGTAACAAAATTTAtggatataataaagaaagaaaaaacgAAAGCTTTTTCTTATGATTATCTTGTTAGGCTGTCGGATTTGCAATTATCGGCAGTTGCTTTAACTTCAAAATTaacacattttttaaattaa